CAGATTAAATCTTATATCGAAGATGCTCTTCGCTCTTCTGTTCCCAAATTAACCTTGGATGAATTGTTTGAGAAAAAAGATGAGATTGCCCTTGAAGTCCAACACCAAGTGGCGGAAGAAATGACAACTTACGGTTATATTATCGTGAAAACCTTGATTACTAAGGTGGAACCAGATGCAGAAGTTAAGCAATCCATGAATGAAATCAATGCGGCGCAACGTAAGCGGGTTGCAGCGCAAGAATTGGCAGAAGCTGACAAGATTAAAATCGTCACTGCAGCTGAAGCCGAAGCAGAAAAAGACCGCCTTCATGGTGTGGGGATTGCCCAACAACGTAAGGCGATTGTGGATGGATTGGCAGAGTCTATCACAGAACTCAAGGAAGCAAATGTTGGCATGACAGAAGAACAAATCATGTCTATCCTCTTGACCAACCAGTATTTGGATACCTTGAATACCTTTGCCTCTAAAGGAAACCAAACTATCTTTTTACCAAATACTCCAAATGGTGTAGATGATATCCGTACACAAATCTTGTCAGCCCTCCGTGCTGAGAAGAAATAATAGACCAAAGAGCTTGGCAACAGGCTCTTTTTGCATTGCATTTGTTAAGAAAAGCAAAGAACATTGATATACATTTATACTCAATGAAAATCAAAGAGCAAACTAGGAAGCTAGCCGCAGGCTGTACTTGAGTACGGTAAGGCGACGCTGACGTGGTTTGAATTTGATTTTCGAAGAGTATTAAATAAAAATTATTGTATGTTGTCTCCCTTAACTTGGGATGATAAGGGAATAACTAGAAAGATTTGTGAATACAAACTATTTCTGATATACTAACTATACAGTAATAATGAATGATAGGATATGGGATGAAAGAATTTCAATTTGAGAGAAAGCAGCGTTTTTCTTTGAGAAAATATACAATAGGAGCTTGTTCGATCTTGCTAGGAACGAGTTTATTTTTTGCTGGTATGGGTGCTCAACCTGTACAGGCTACCGAAACGAGTTCAACACTAATTTCAAGTCATTATTTGGATGAGCAGGATTTATCTGAAAAGCTGAAATCAGAGTTGCAATGGTTTGAAGAAAATAAGATTGAGGTAAAAGAGGGAAAAGAATACTATTTTGTCTATCGAAAATTGGCTACAAGATTACCAGAAACAGGTCTGTTTTCTAATGATGAGATGTTTATCTTGGGAGCAGGATTATTATTGCTTTCCTTCACTTTAATCAAGAGAAAAAAGGGAGCGTCTTACTTCCTTGTGAGCGTCTTTACTGTTGGTGGTTGGGGAGCATCCATCTCTGCTTTAGAAAATCTGGTAGAATTGCAACCAGCCCTTGTTAAGAGAGTAGAAGGTCAGTTTTTACCAAGTCCTGAAACAGTCCAAGGATATGAATTTACAGGATATTATTTGGTAAGAGATAGTGTTAGCAAGGAACTTTCTGTTGATAAGGTAGAGTCGCCAGCATTATCTCAAAAGGAGGAAAGTTTAGAACCTCAATCTAAGAAGATTGTACCACAGACTGCATCTCATTTTAGCTCGACTAAAGATCTTGTGCAATCTCCTCAACCATCTTACGCAGTTGAGCCTGTTTTAAATCCAACTCCTGAAAAAAGTATGAGTATTGAGTCTAAAAAAGTACCAGATGAAGGAATGAAAACTGTTATTGAAGACAAGCCAGAACTGGAAGTGAGGATAGGGGAGATAGAATTTGAAACTCAATTTCAGTCTGACCCAACTCTGGCTAAGGGAGAAAAAAGAATTTCTATAGAAGGTGCCAAGGGACAAGCACGAATCTTAACAGAAGTAAGGGTTGTCGATGGTATTGTTACGCGAAATGAAGTAGGGAGAGAAGTGCTTCGTGAACCAGTTACTCAGGTGATTCTGGTCGGGACAAAAGAGAAGGAACCTCAAGAAAATGGCATAAGCACAGCCCCGGAAGTCCAACCAACTCTCCCCTCTTATGAAGGCGGCGTTTCCGGCGATCCTTCGGTAGAGCCAACTCTCCCCTCTTATGAAGGCGGTGTTTCCGGTGAGTCCTTAGTAGAGCCATCTCTTCCGTCTTATGAAGGCGGTGTTTCCGGCGATCCTTCGGTAGAGCCGTCTCTTCCGTCTTATGAGAGCGGTGTTTCCGGTGAATCCTTGGTGGAGCCGTCCCTTCCGTCTTATGAGGGCGGTGTTTCCGGTGAATCCTTGGTGGAGCCGTCCCTTCCGTCTTATGAGGGCGGTGTTTCCGGTGAGTCCTTGGTAGAGCCGTCCCTTCCATCTTATGGAGGTGGTGTTTCCGGCGATCCTTCGGTAGAGCCATCTCTTCCGTCTTATGAAGGCGGTGTTTCTGGTGAGCCTTTGGTAGAACCGTCCCTTCCATCTTATGAAGGCGGTGTTTCCGGTGCATCCTTGGTGGAACCGTCCCTTCCATCTTATGAGGGTGGTGTTTCCGGTGAGCCTTCGGTAGAGCCGTCTCTTCCTTCTTATGAAGGTGGCGTTTCCGGCGAGCCTGAGATACAGGAGGCTCTCCCAGAGTATAAAGATGACACTCAACTTCCTCAGACCAAAGTGGAGACCAAAGCTGTTCCTTATGAAATCGTTTATGAAAAGAATGAGGCACTAGACCACGGAGTTACAAGAGTAAAGATTCCGGGTGCTGAGGGACAAGAACAAGTTACTACTACCTATACTAAAGATCAAGCAAGTGGAAATATTTCTGAGAATAAAACTGTCAAAATAGTAGTTAATAAAGTTGATCAAGTTGTAGAAGTTGGAACTAAACCGAGTGTTGAAACTACTGTCTTATCTCATAAAACGATTTACCAAGTGAATCCTGCTTTGGAGTTCAGACGACAGGAAGTAGCGGTTGCGGGGCGTGATGGTTCGGTGGAAACTAGGACGACTTATCAACTAGACAAGGCAACAGGTCAGGTGACGGTATCTGATACTACTAAACAAGTAAATTCAGCAGTCGATAAAGTGATTCAAGTTGGTAATGTGGAAAAAGTAATACAACCGATTGCTGTTACTGAGGAGCGAAGAGAGGATTCTTCACTTGCTAAAAATATAGAAAAGGTAGTCTCTGAAGGAGAAGTTGGTGAGACTACACTTACCAGAACATACGCTATCAATGAACAAACTGGTGAATTGGTTAATCCTCAGGAAGTGAGTCAAATAACAAAACCAATGAAACCGAGAGTTATTTTAGTTGGTAGTCAGGAGGATAAACCACACTTACTTCCAGCCAATAGTGAGAGAGAAGATGCTGTGGATGTGTCTGCTCTGACTACAAGCGCGAGGTCAGTAGACTTCTTACATGACAGTAAATTAAAAGCACAGTTAGAGCCTACCTATGATCATCGAGATATTATAACAAGGAAAATTGCGCTCAGAAAAACACACCCAAATATCACTGACCAAGAAGTCAAAGATATGTTGCGCACAGAGTATCTTCAAAAACTGTCAATTCAAGAAAGCTTTGATCAGACGAAGACGCAAGCTGAGTCAAGTTTCAAAAAGATTGCCTCACATACTTTGGGAATTATAGGAGATACCCCTGAAAATCGTAGCAAGGTCAAACAAGAGCTGGAGCAATACAAAGAGCAGATTTTGTTGGGCCTGTCTTATATCAATCGTTTTTATAATATTCAATTTGGGGACACGAATATTCGTGATATTCTGGCCTTTAATCCAAGTTCATTTGGCAATAAGACAATGACAGCCTTGGATAGTTTGAAAAAATTAGGATCCATGTCTTATGAAGAGATGAAATTGACCAATAGTCCTCAAACATTTACAAAATACTTATCTACTATTACAGGTAAGGCTAGCTTGAAGGAATTTTTAGACAGCAATCGCCAACTCTTTACGTCAGATGATGCGGATACCTGGCTTAAAAAATCTAGCCAAGCTATGATTGTTGAAAAATCATCTAAGGAAAATCCTTCAGCGCATGTCGGGCTGTATAGCAAGTTGACAGCTGGGGAAAAGGATCCTCGTAAACAAGAGGCTAATATGGCTGCTATTTTGGGACTTTTGAATGTGAAAGAACCAAATGTTTACGTGATTAGTAATATGGCGACGATTACTTATGGTAATATTGGTTCCTATATAGATACTTCTCTTGCCCAGTCTAATTCAACTAAGTATCAGGCTGAGCTTGCTAGAGTCAAGTCTTTAATTGAAAAGGCGGCTGTACAACAAGCCAACTATGTTGATACTCTTTATCGTATAACAAAACCCGAAAATCGTGATAAGTTACTGACAAATCGCTTGATTATTGATACGATGAAGAAATATACAAGCAATCCAAATGCCCAGATTGATAGTACTTGGTCACCAGCTACTGGTAATGGAGCTGATAAGGGAGTTGACCAATTTATGACTCCTATGAATTACTATTCTCCAGTAAGTAAGGTGGGAGCTGAGGCTAATGGATTAGGTGTCCGTTACTTTATAGATAGGGTTCTGGATGATAGAGGTTCAGCTACTTATTCTCATGAAATGACGCACTTACTAGATAGAACGGTCTTGTTTAATAATCACGGTCGTCGAGATGGTACAGGAGCAGAGTTTTATGCCCGTGGTATTTTTGAAAACTCCTATAATCCAGAAAAGGATACTTATTTCAATCTCAACTTTGTATATGATGAGAGTGATAAGAATGGATTTTACAATAGAACACCTGATCGATTTAAAACGGCAGAAGATTTGCAATCTTATATGAAGGGAAGTTTTGATGTCCTTTATACTCTAGATTATCTAGAAGCAGAGGCAAGTAAAGGCTTATCTGCAGAAGACAAGATGAGTTATTTCAAAAAAATAACGCCAATCACTTCAACAGGTCCTAGAACTTGGGTAGATTACCGTAATACAGCAGTTAAACCGACTCATAAGAGTGAGGAGATTCAAACTCTGACCTTAGAAGATGCCAAAAAATTGACAGATATTGATAGTTTGATTGACAATCATATCCTGGTCAATCGTTATATCATTGCTGGTTTTTCAGATAAAGGTAAAATTGCAGCAAATGGTTATTATACTGTTGATATGTTTGACACCATTTATGGTGTTAGTCAAAATGACTCTGGTATGAGTGGGGACATCACCTTTAGAAAACAAGCCTTTGAATTGATGGCTGCTTTGGGCTATTATGAAGGATTTGTTCCTTATGTGTCAAATCAATATAAAAACCAAGCTGAAGCGGCAGGAAAACCATTATCTGATAAGTATATTTTTGAAAAAATTCTAGGAAAAACATATGCGGAGTTCAAAAAAGATCAAATTAATGAACGTGTTGCAAAATTAGATAGCCTGAAATCTATTACGATAAATTACAACGGAAAATCAGAAGTAATTGCAAGTAAAGAAAAACTACAATCACTAATGAACGAAGCTGTTTTAGCTGAACTAGCCCAGATAAAAGCAGGAAATACCACGGCTAAAAAGTTTGAGTTTATAGAAACACCAGTGCAAAAACTGAAAAAAGCGATTTATAAAGCTTATCTCAAAGATTCAGATGACTTTAGACAATCGATTTACAATAGCTAAGACAAAAGGAACATCTCTCTGGAATGAACATTCAGAGGGGTGTTTTTTGGTCTTTTTTGAGGTTTGTATTGTTTATTGCAAATGATAGTTTGTATGAACATGGAGTGATTTTCAGACTTTTCCACAAATTATAGAATCTTTTCTGAGTATTTAGGGAGTGATGGAGGAAGTCTTGAAAGCGCTTTTGTTTTGTGCTATAGTCAAGTATATCGATTCGTTTAAAGAGGAATGCTTGTATGAGAAGAGAAGAAGTTTTACGAAATCACTGGTTTTTTAGCCAAGAGGTGGGGAAGGAAGAGGCCTTGGCGTCGGATTTTCAGAGGGGAAATTGGCAGGCTATTCAAGTGCCACACGACTGGAGTATTTACAATGATTTTGACCAGTATTCGCCAGCGCAAAATGAGGGTGGGCAGTTAAACGGGGGTCAAGCCTGGTACCGTACGCAGTTTTACTTGGAAGAAGATGCCAGTCTTGTATCGGTGCGTTTGTTGTTTGATGGAGTTTACATGAATGCCCAAGTCTATATTAACGGGCAAGTACTGGGCTATTATCCCAATGGCTACACACCTTTTTCTTATGATATCACGCCTTATCTAAGAAATGATGGGACGGCCAACCAGCTTGCGGTTTTTGTGGAAAATAAGCAACCTAGCAGTCGTTGGTACTCTGGTAGCGGTATTTACCGAGAAGTAAAATTATTGATTACAGATTCGGTGCATCTGGATTTATATGGAATTAAGATAGAAAGTCCCAAGCTAAAGGAACAAAGGCAATCTTGGGTGGAAACCCAGCTTACAAGCAAGGTTTCAAATGATGGGCCTCAGTCCGTGTCGGTGTATTTGGAGCAGAGTATCTGGTATGATGGCCAACAGCTGTCAGACTGGCAGGCGACTGATTCTGTAATGATTGAGTCTGAGGACAAATATTCTTTCCAACAAGCCATATCAATTTTTCAACCCTTGCTTTGGGATATTGACCATCCCTACCTTTACCAATTGAAGACTCGCCTTTATAAAAATGGCATTTTGGTTGATGAAGAAGAGGAGACCTTTGGTTACCGCTATATGGATTGGCAAGCGGATAAGGGCTTCTTTCTCAATGGTCGCTGTTTGAAGATTCATGGAGTTTGTCTGCACCATGACTATGGAGCGCTGGGAGCTGTGGAAAACAGGTCAGCTGCTGAGAGACGCTTGCGCCAGATGAAAGAAATGGGGGTCAATGCGATTCGAATCACGCATAATCCAGCCAGTAGTATCTTGCTGGATGTGGCTGCCAAAATGGGCTTACTTATCCAAGAAGAAGCCTTTGATACCTGGTATGGAGGCAAGAAAGAATATGATTATGGTCGCTTTTTTGAGGAAGAAGCGACTCACCCAGAAGCGAAAGCAGGCGATTTCTGGTCAGATTACGATTTGCGCACTATGATTGAGCGTGGCAACAACAATCCAGCGATTTTTATGTGGTCCTTGGGAAATGAAGTCAGCGAAGCAAATGGCGATGCTCATTCATTGAAGACTATCAAACGCTTGCTAGGAAGGGTAAAGGAGGTGGATGATAGTCGTTTTGTGACTATGGGAATGGATCAATTCCGCTTTGGCAATGGTTCTGGAGGTCATGAAAAGATTGCTGATTTGCTGGATGTGGTGGGTTTGAATTACTCAGAAGACAATATTGACGGGATTCGCAAAAGACATCCCAAGTGGCGTCTTTATGGGTCTGAAACCTCATCGGCTACACGGACGCGTGACAGCTATTTTCGCCCAGATAAGGAATGGGTTGGGGATAATCGTCGAGTGCGGAATTTTGAACAGTCGGACTATGGCAATGATCGGGTTCCTTGGGGGAAGACAGCGACAACTTCTTGGATAGCAGATAGGAATCGGCTGGACTATGCAGGTCAGTTTATCTGGACAGGAGTGGACTATATCGGTGAGCCGACTCCTTGGCACAATCAAAATGATACGCCTGTAAAGAGTTCCTATTTTGGGATCGTGGATACGGCAGGGATTCCTAAAAATGACTATTATCTCTATCAAAGTCAGTGGTTGGACCTAGATCAGCATCCCATGGTTCATATCTTACCCCACTGGAATTGGGAAATCCACAAGAGTTATCAACAAGTTGTGGATAAGTGTGGGGATATCCCTGTTCGAGTGTATTCAAATGCTGGTTCAGTAGAGCTATTTCTCAATGGAAAATCCCAAGGCAGAAAGAATTTTCAGGAAAAATGGACTTCAGATGGTAGAAAATACCAAGAGGGAGCAAGTTCTGAACAACTTTATCTCGAATGGCGTTTGGCTTATCAACCAGGAGAATTGCATGCTGTAGCCTATGATTATCAAGGTCAGATTGTGGCAGAAGATAGGGTGGTGACTGCAGGTAAGCCAGCCAAAATCGGGTTACATGCCGAGAAAACAAAACTGGAGCCAGATGGGCAAGACCTCCTTTATCTCTATTTTGATGTATTGGACAAGGATGGAAATTGGGTACCGAGTGCTTCCAATCAGCTTCATTTTAAAATTGAAGGCCCTGCTCGTATTGTAGGTGTGGATAATGGTAGGCAGGCTAGTCGTGAACGTTACCAGGCTCAGAAAAATGGTCGGTTTAAGCGGCAAGCCTTTCATGGCAGAGGTGTCCTTTTGATTCAGAGTTTAGATCAGGCAGGTCACGTAAGAGTAAAAGCCAGTGCCAGAGGGCTAGAGCCAGCAAGTTTTGATATCTTAGTGGGAGAGGCTTTGGCTACCCAACCAGTGAGAAATAAGCGCTTATTTGAGATTCGAGTGGACAAGCAGGCCGGATTACAAGAAGGAGATTCCCCAGCTATTGGACTTTATCCACAAACTGTGGATAACCCTGTGAACAAGGTGGGGAATAGTGAAGTGATTTGGGAGACGAGTGGTAGTGCCCACGCCATTATCAAGCAGGGAGTGCTTTATTGCTTGTCTGCAGGGGACTTGGCTATTCGCGCCTTTTATCAAGGGAAGGCCTATCAAACTCATTTTCAGGTGGCAGAAAATACCTCACTAGGGCAGGCAGTTTCTGTACGATCACTTCGCTTGTATACAGCTAAGGGAACTTATCCACAGCTGCCATCTTCAGTTTTGGTGGACTATGAGTTCGGTGGTGCAAAACGAGTCAAGGTTGTTTGGGAGGCAATCTCCGAAGAAGATATAGCAAGCTTTCATAAATTTACGGTATCTGGTCATCTTGAGGGGCTGGATATAAAGGCTTCTGCTCAGGTTTGTGTCCAAGGGATTTGCGCTATTGAGCCTGAAAAGGTTTGGACGCTTGTCAAGGAAGTCCCACATTTACCAGATCGAGTCAAGCTAGTCTTATCAGATGGCAGAAGAGATACGGCCAAGGTGACTTGGGATGAACTCGAACCTCAAGTCTATGCTCAGGTAGGAGAAAGTGTGCTCACAGGACAAGTAGCGGGCTGTGAGTTGCCAGCAACAGTCACCATTCATGTGACAGATGTCAGTGTAGATGGGGAAGTTATTTCCGATCAGTGGACAGGATCCAACCTGCCTCTGGTCTTTGCTTCCCATTCAGAGCCGAATCACCCAGCCTCATATCTCAATGACAAGGTTATTGCTCGGAAGAAATCGACAGCCAATACTTGGATTGCCAAGTCAGAGCAAGCCAGCGTGGGTATTCTGTTTGGAGATGCAGGGATTTTAAAACCGCGATTTGTGGATAACCTGACCTTGTATTATGTTGAAAATCAAGAATATGTGGCCGTTGAGCCGACCTTTATCGATTATTATGTAGGGAATGAGCCTGCCTTGCCTCGGACTCCCAACCATTTGGACAAGGATTCTCTACTCAAACAAGAGGAGAATTGGCGCCCTGTATCAGGCATCCGAAAAGTGTCAAGTGACAAGGATGAAGAGCTTCGTTTTGAATTTGATAAGGTGAAGACTTACGCCCTTCGTCTTCGATTTGAAAGTTTGACTAGTCCCCTAGCCTTAACCGAATTGCAAGTATATGCCAAAAAAGTAAAGAAAAGTGTAGATAGGAAGTAGTATGGTAAGAGAAATAAAACCGCATGGGCCCTTGCCTAGTCAGGCCCAGCTAGCTTATTTAGAGGATGAACTAGCAGCCTTTATCCATTTTGGGCCTAATACCTTTTATGACCAGGAATGGGGGACAGGTCAGGAGGAACCTGAACGCTTTAATCCGACCAGGTTAGATGCGCGTGAGTGGGTTCGCGTGCTCAAGGAAATGGGCTTTAAAAAGTTGATTTTGGTGATCAAGCACCACGACGGCTTTGTCCTCTATCCGACAGCTCACACAGATTATTCGGTCAAGGCCAGTCCTTGGAGGAATGGAGAGGGGGACTTGCTCCTTGAAGTATCCCAGGCTGTCACAGAGTTTGATATGGATATGGGAGTCTACCTGTCACCCTGGGATGCCCACAGCCCACTCTATCATGTGGACCGAGAAGCGGATTATAATGCCTATTATCTGGCTCAGCTGAAGGAAATTTTATCAAATCCTGCCTATGGAAATGGAGGGAAATTTGCTGAGGTCTGGATGGATGGTGCCAGAGGAGAGGGCGCTCAAAAGGTTAATTATGAATTTGAAAAATGGTTTGAAACCATTCGTGACCTGCAGGGAGATTGCTTAATTTTTTCAACAGAAGGCACTAGTATCCGCTGGATTGGCAATGAACGAGGGTATGCAGGTGATCCCCTATGGCAAAAGGTGAATCCTGACAAACTAGGAACAGAAGCAGAGCTGGACTATCTTCAGCACGGAGATCCCTCGGGAACGATTTTTTCAATCGGAGAGGCAGATGTTTCCATCCGGCCGGGTTGGTTTTACCATGAAGAGCAGGATCCTAAGTCTCTTGAGGAGTTGGTCGAAATCTACTTTCACTCAGTGGGGAGAGGAACCCCGCTCCTACTTAATATTCCGCCGAATCAAGATGGGCTCTTTGACGATAAAGATATCAAGCGCCTCTATGAATTTGCGGCTTATCGCAATGAGCTCTATAAAGAAGATTTAGCTCTGGGAGCTGAGGTATCTGGTCCAGCTCTTTCCGCAGACTTTGCCTGTCACCATTTGACAGATGGTCTTAAGACCAGCTCTTGGGCAAGCGACGTAGGCTTGCCAATCCAGTTAGAACTCGACTTAGGATCTCCTAAAACTTTTGATGTAATTGAGTTAAGAGAAGATTTGAAGCTAGGGCAACGAATCGCTGCTTTTCATGTGCAAGTAGAGGTGGACGGCGTCTGGCAAGAATTTGGTACGGGCTTCACAGTTGGTCATAAGCGTCTCCTGCGAGGTCCGCTAGTAGAGGCACAGAAGGTGCGCGTGATGATTACAGAGTCGCAGGATTTACCTGTACTGACCAAGATTTCACTCTATAAAACTCCTAGCTTATCAAAAAAAGAAGTTGTTCAGGGACTAGCATTTGCAGAAAAAAGTCTAGCTGTGGCAAAGGGAGAGACTCTTCATTTTAGGATTGAACGTAGCGAAAGTGACACTCCTTTGGAGGCTAAGATTTCGATTCAA
Above is a genomic segment from Streptococcus sp. SN-1 containing:
- a CDS encoding SPFH domain-containing protein encodes the protein MIFVVVCVLLLLIVTLSTVYVVRQQSVAIIERFGKYQKVANSGIHIRLPFGIDSIAARIQLRLLQSDIVVETKTKDNVFVMMNVATQYRVNEQSVTDAYYKLMRPESQIKSYIEDALRSSVPKLTLDELFEKKDEIALEVQHQVAEEMTTYGYIIVKTLITKVEPDAEVKQSMNEINAAQRKRVAAQELAEADKIKIVTAAEAEAEKDRLHGVGIAQQRKAIVDGLAESITELKEANVGMTEEQIMSILLTNQYLDTLNTFASKGNQTIFLPNTPNGVDDIRTQILSALRAEKK
- a CDS encoding ZmpA/ZmpB/ZmpC family metallo-endopeptidase; the protein is MKEFQFERKQRFSLRKYTIGACSILLGTSLFFAGMGAQPVQATETSSTLISSHYLDEQDLSEKLKSELQWFEENKIEVKEGKEYYFVYRKLATRLPETGLFSNDEMFILGAGLLLLSFTLIKRKKGASYFLVSVFTVGGWGASISALENLVELQPALVKRVEGQFLPSPETVQGYEFTGYYLVRDSVSKELSVDKVESPALSQKEESLEPQSKKIVPQTASHFSSTKDLVQSPQPSYAVEPVLNPTPEKSMSIESKKVPDEGMKTVIEDKPELEVRIGEIEFETQFQSDPTLAKGEKRISIEGAKGQARILTEVRVVDGIVTRNEVGREVLREPVTQVILVGTKEKEPQENGISTAPEVQPTLPSYEGGVSGDPSVEPTLPSYEGGVSGESLVEPSLPSYEGGVSGDPSVEPSLPSYESGVSGESLVEPSLPSYEGGVSGESLVEPSLPSYEGGVSGESLVEPSLPSYGGGVSGDPSVEPSLPSYEGGVSGEPLVEPSLPSYEGGVSGASLVEPSLPSYEGGVSGEPSVEPSLPSYEGGVSGEPEIQEALPEYKDDTQLPQTKVETKAVPYEIVYEKNEALDHGVTRVKIPGAEGQEQVTTTYTKDQASGNISENKTVKIVVNKVDQVVEVGTKPSVETTVLSHKTIYQVNPALEFRRQEVAVAGRDGSVETRTTYQLDKATGQVTVSDTTKQVNSAVDKVIQVGNVEKVIQPIAVTEERREDSSLAKNIEKVVSEGEVGETTLTRTYAINEQTGELVNPQEVSQITKPMKPRVILVGSQEDKPHLLPANSEREDAVDVSALTTSARSVDFLHDSKLKAQLEPTYDHRDIITRKIALRKTHPNITDQEVKDMLRTEYLQKLSIQESFDQTKTQAESSFKKIASHTLGIIGDTPENRSKVKQELEQYKEQILLGLSYINRFYNIQFGDTNIRDILAFNPSSFGNKTMTALDSLKKLGSMSYEEMKLTNSPQTFTKYLSTITGKASLKEFLDSNRQLFTSDDADTWLKKSSQAMIVEKSSKENPSAHVGLYSKLTAGEKDPRKQEANMAAILGLLNVKEPNVYVISNMATITYGNIGSYIDTSLAQSNSTKYQAELARVKSLIEKAAVQQANYVDTLYRITKPENRDKLLTNRLIIDTMKKYTSNPNAQIDSTWSPATGNGADKGVDQFMTPMNYYSPVSKVGAEANGLGVRYFIDRVLDDRGSATYSHEMTHLLDRTVLFNNHGRRDGTGAEFYARGIFENSYNPEKDTYFNLNFVYDESDKNGFYNRTPDRFKTAEDLQSYMKGSFDVLYTLDYLEAEASKGLSAEDKMSYFKKITPITSTGPRTWVDYRNTAVKPTHKSEEIQTLTLEDAKKLTDIDSLIDNHILVNRYIIAGFSDKGKIAANGYYTVDMFDTIYGVSQNDSGMSGDITFRKQAFELMAALGYYEGFVPYVSNQYKNQAEAAGKPLSDKYIFEKILGKTYAEFKKDQINERVAKLDSLKSITINYNGKSEVIASKEKLQSLMNEAVLAELAQIKAGNTTAKKFEFIETPVQKLKKAIYKAYLKDSDDFRQSIYNS
- a CDS encoding sugar-binding domain-containing protein, encoding MRREEVLRNHWFFSQEVGKEEALASDFQRGNWQAIQVPHDWSIYNDFDQYSPAQNEGGQLNGGQAWYRTQFYLEEDASLVSVRLLFDGVYMNAQVYINGQVLGYYPNGYTPFSYDITPYLRNDGTANQLAVFVENKQPSSRWYSGSGIYREVKLLITDSVHLDLYGIKIESPKLKEQRQSWVETQLTSKVSNDGPQSVSVYLEQSIWYDGQQLSDWQATDSVMIESEDKYSFQQAISIFQPLLWDIDHPYLYQLKTRLYKNGILVDEEEETFGYRYMDWQADKGFFLNGRCLKIHGVCLHHDYGALGAVENRSAAERRLRQMKEMGVNAIRITHNPASSILLDVAAKMGLLIQEEAFDTWYGGKKEYDYGRFFEEEATHPEAKAGDFWSDYDLRTMIERGNNNPAIFMWSLGNEVSEANGDAHSLKTIKRLLGRVKEVDDSRFVTMGMDQFRFGNGSGGHEKIADLLDVVGLNYSEDNIDGIRKRHPKWRLYGSETSSATRTRDSYFRPDKEWVGDNRRVRNFEQSDYGNDRVPWGKTATTSWIADRNRLDYAGQFIWTGVDYIGEPTPWHNQNDTPVKSSYFGIVDTAGIPKNDYYLYQSQWLDLDQHPMVHILPHWNWEIHKSYQQVVDKCGDIPVRVYSNAGSVELFLNGKSQGRKNFQEKWTSDGRKYQEGASSEQLYLEWRLAYQPGELHAVAYDYQGQIVAEDRVVTAGKPAKIGLHAEKTKLEPDGQDLLYLYFDVLDKDGNWVPSASNQLHFKIEGPARIVGVDNGRQASRERYQAQKNGRFKRQAFHGRGVLLIQSLDQAGHVRVKASARGLEPASFDILVGEALATQPVRNKRLFEIRVDKQAGLQEGDSPAIGLYPQTVDNPVNKVGNSEVIWETSGSAHAIIKQGVLYCLSAGDLAIRAFYQGKAYQTHFQVAENTSLGQAVSVRSLRLYTAKGTYPQLPSSVLVDYEFGGAKRVKVVWEAISEEDIASFHKFTVSGHLEGLDIKASAQVCVQGICAIEPEKVWTLVKEVPHLPDRVKLVLSDGRRDTAKVTWDELEPQVYAQVGESVLTGQVAGCELPATVTIHVTDVSVDGEVISDQWTGSNLPLVFASHSEPNHPASYLNDKVIARKKSTANTWIAKSEQASVGILFGDAGILKPRFVDNLTLYYVENQEYVAVEPTFIDYYVGNEPALPRTPNHLDKDSLLKQEENWRPVSGIRKVSSDKDEELRFEFDKVKTYALRLRFESLTSPLALTELQVYAKKVKKSVDRK
- a CDS encoding alpha-L-fucosidase → MVREIKPHGPLPSQAQLAYLEDELAAFIHFGPNTFYDQEWGTGQEEPERFNPTRLDAREWVRVLKEMGFKKLILVIKHHDGFVLYPTAHTDYSVKASPWRNGEGDLLLEVSQAVTEFDMDMGVYLSPWDAHSPLYHVDREADYNAYYLAQLKEILSNPAYGNGGKFAEVWMDGARGEGAQKVNYEFEKWFETIRDLQGDCLIFSTEGTSIRWIGNERGYAGDPLWQKVNPDKLGTEAELDYLQHGDPSGTIFSIGEADVSIRPGWFYHEEQDPKSLEELVEIYFHSVGRGTPLLLNIPPNQDGLFDDKDIKRLYEFAAYRNELYKEDLALGAEVSGPALSADFACHHLTDGLKTSSWASDVGLPIQLELDLGSPKTFDVIELREDLKLGQRIAAFHVQVEVDGVWQEFGTGFTVGHKRLLRGPLVEAQKVRVMITESQDLPVLTKISLYKTPSLSKKEVVQGLAFAEKSLAVAKGETLHFRIERSESDTPLEAKISIQPGTGVHGVAYQDEIQVLQFQAGECKKDLSIPTLYFAADKTLDFYLNMTVDGQLIDQAHILVETR